From one Portunus trituberculatus isolate SZX2019 chromosome 8, ASM1759143v1, whole genome shotgun sequence genomic stretch:
- the LOC123500721 gene encoding 39S ribosomal protein L51, mitochondrial-like: MAAAVKSLLGALSRVATPSYGAAVTAAAAARMSQGWAPLVTSVRHRYHWQKMEKGPLLRNYGEKEPLHNKGLLPHMEHHKRLPIPLFRPKNNWAEKRALFGQNDYIDILGPGNLHPTKTAYSVPAWLRGFKGNEYQMLLRKKKMFGRQMGIYRPTKRREMEKRIVWLYKFLNFKTKDYMWKKA; the protein is encoded by the exons ATGGCCGCTGCAGTGAAGAGCCTCCTGGGGGCGCTGAGTCGAGTAGCCACACCTTCATATGGAGCGGCGGTGACAGCAGCTGCGGCAGCTCGCATGTCCCAGGGGTGGGCGCCACTGGTGACAAGTGTGCGGCATCGCTACCACTGGcagaagatggagaagggacCCCTGCTGAGGAATTATGGCGAAAAAGAGCCTCTACATAACAAAG GACTCTTGCCGCATATGGAGCACCACAAGAGGCTGCCCATACCTCTCTTCCGCCCCAAGAACAACTGGGCAGAAAAGCGAGCACTGTTTGGCCAGAACGACTACATag ACATCCTGGGGCCTGGGAACCTGCACCCCACCAAAACAGCTTACAGTGTCCCGGCGTGGCTGCGAGGCTTCAAGGGCAACGAGTATCAGATGCTgctcaggaagaagaagatgtttGGCCGGCAGATGGGCATCTACCGCCCCacaaagaggagggagatggagaagcGTATTGTCTGGCTGTACAAATTCCTCAACTTTAAGACCAAGGATTACATGTGGAAGAAAGCttaa
- the LOC123500699 gene encoding uncharacterized protein LOC123500699, with product MRRRWWWGAVVVSVAVVVAVQGTVLRCNRQCTCEDKKMAYKHEFTVDCDASTLVEATMTEELLDVLEDLTSIASPGALVSVKGGASLTLNVTLAFLQRWREFSMCSLEVTGAARVVFPPSLSPTKERKIDQHYVGLKLTGVSASAVPAGLFSGKLAAGLLLNNTSVGLLPAGLFSGVPALHSLHIVNSTVGVMEGPLGNAMLHTKMWQEEEEPVKVVNSTVGLLSGGALHLKMERYQRATLQGLSLGRVASGAIQVEGGEMVMEKCAAARVEAAAILLAKKARLLLRDNWLALQPHALTQIPCSQEGHRMYDNHFFVLLNGTAIPVSLTTNQTAAPPGAQLKEEIAERERLTAILSTVIHPTCITSNLAPLPTLSPLPAWSLLTPTKMVEFVLIGLFVGLIMGGLILLCYKCYNRRRRQPRCDEPLVVQPVVMSQIPQDPIYEECLPPPLPALPPPSCREECSASIVKNEFGKNTVENEYLVMDTPQQRHPRDIHTHLPPVANVAFPAPLNH from the exons atgaggaggaggtggtggtggggggctgtggtggtgagtgttgcggtggtggtggcggtgcaggGTACAGTGCTGCGGTGCAATAGGCAGTGTACCTGTGAGGACAAGAAAATGGCGTACAAACATGAGTTCACTGTGGACTGTGACGCCTCGACTCTTGTGGAG GCGACGATGACGGAGGAGCTGCTGGATGTCCTGGAGGACCTTACCAGCATAGCATCACCCGGGGCTCTCGTCAGTGTGAAGGGTGGGGCGTCCCTCACTCTCAACGTCACCCTGGCCTTCCTCCAGCGGTGGCGTGAGTTTTCCATGTGTTCCCTGGAGGTGACGGGCGCAGCACGTGTTGTGTTCcccccctccctgtctcccaccaaggaaaggaagattgatCAGCACTATGTCG GTCTGAAGCTAACGGGGGTTTCTGCCAGCGCGGTGCCTGCCGGTTTGTTCAGTGGCAAGTTGGCAGCGGGTCTGCTCCTCAATAACACCAGTGTGGGTCTCCTTCCCGCGGGACTCTTCAGCGGCGTGCCTGCCCTGCACAGCCTCCACATTGTCAACTCCACGGTGGGTGTGATGGAGGGGCCGCTGGGGAACGCTATGCTGCACACCAAGATgtggcaagaagaggaggagcctgTCAAGGTTGTCAACTCCACCGTGGGGCTGCTGAGTGGCGGGGCGCTGCATCTCAAGATGGAGAGGTACCAGCGGGCCACGCTGCAGGGCCTGTCTCTGGGCCGCGTGGCCTCTGGTGCCATACAGGTGGAGGGCGGCGAGATGGTGATGGAGAAGTGCGCGGCGGCGCGTGTGGAGGCCGCCGCCATACTGCTGGCGAAGAAAGCCCGCCTCCTGCTGAGGGACAACTGGCTCGCCCTGCAGCCGCACGCCTTGACGCAAATCCCGTGCAGCCAGGAAGGCCACCGCATGTACGACAACCACTTCTTTGTGCTGCTCAACGGCACTGCGATCCCCGTCAGCCTCACCACTAACCagacagcagcaccaccaggagCACAACTCAAGGAGGAGATAGCAGAGAGGGAGCGGCTCACCGCCATCCTCAGCACGGTCATTCATCCCACCTGCATCACCTCCAACCTCGCCCCGCTGCCCACGTTGTCCCCGCTGCCAGCCTGGTCCCTCCTCACGCCCACCAAGATGGTGGAGTTCGTCCTCATCGGCCTCTTCGTGGGGCTAATCATGGGtggcctcatccttctctgctACAAATGCTacaaccgccgccgccgccagcccCGCTGCGACGAGCCTCTCGTGGTGCAGCCCGTCGTGATGAGCCAAATCCCTCAAGACCCCATCTATGAGGAGTGCCTGCCCCCGCCCCTGCCGGCCCTGCCGCCCCCCTCCTGCCGCGAGGAGTGCTCCGCGTCCATTGTAAAGAATGAGTTTGGAAAGAACACTGTGGAAAACGAATACTTAGTGATGGACACTCCCCAACAGCGCCACCCACGCGACATCCACACCCATCTTCCTCCTGTCGCTAATGTCGCCTTTCCCGCCCCGCTAaatcactga